A part of Prolixibacteraceae bacterium genomic DNA contains:
- the rimM gene encoding ribosome maturation factor RimM (Essential for efficient processing of 16S rRNA) — protein MCRDIDIAECTSIGFILKTHGLQGEVVVKFSPSYGDTLDEVDFLFLEIEGGLVPFMVEEDTLRYRTSETANIAFQTYDDVDAVDPYVGCKIYVFNEDLIIDEEVLDYSILEGYDVEDADKGDLGEVIRVDDFSGNIILVIEIDGDENMIPFNTEMVKNIMHEQRKILVDLPEGLLELNE, from the coding sequence ATGTGTCGTGATATAGATATAGCAGAATGCACCTCTATTGGGTTCATACTAAAGACCCATGGTTTACAAGGTGAAGTTGTCGTAAAATTTAGTCCATCTTATGGAGATACTCTTGATGAAGTAGACTTTCTCTTCTTAGAGATTGAAGGGGGATTGGTTCCTTTTATGGTTGAAGAGGATACCTTAAGATATAGAACAAGTGAGACGGCTAACATCGCCTTCCAAACTTATGATGACGTCGATGCTGTCGATCCTTATGTTGGTTGTAAGATATATGTCTTCAATGAGGATTTAATTATCGATGAAGAGGTTTTGGACTACTCTATCTTAGAAGGGTATGATGTAGAAGATGCTGACAAGGGAGACCTTGGAGAGGTAATCCGAGTGGATGACTTTTCTGGTAATATCATCCTTGTTATTGAGATAGATGGTGATGAGAACATGATTCCATTCAACACGGAGATGGTAAAAAATATTATGCATGAACAAAGGAAGATTTTAGTCGATCTGCCAGAGGGATTGCTTGAATTAAATGAATAG
- a CDS encoding threonylcarbamoyl-AMP synthase yields the protein MRYEREDINKAIEVIKAGGIILYPTDTVWGIGCDATNEEAVRKIYELKKRADSKSMLVLMENPGLIDRYVDQMPEVAWELIEVSDKPLTIIYPNAKNLAANLIPEEKTVGIRITSEKFTSDLIRRMRKPLVSTSANISGEPTPANFDEISDEIKSGVDYVVQYRQDDTEKKQSSSIILLGAGGQIEILRK from the coding sequence ATGAGGTACGAAAGAGAGGATATCAATAAAGCCATTGAAGTTATCAAGGCAGGTGGAATCATTCTTTATCCTACAGATACGGTTTGGGGAATTGGGTGTGATGCAACTAACGAAGAAGCCGTTCGAAAGATTTATGAGTTGAAGAAGCGCGCCGACTCCAAGAGTATGCTAGTTTTAATGGAAAATCCAGGTCTTATTGATCGATATGTTGATCAGATGCCTGAGGTAGCATGGGAGTTGATTGAAGTGTCAGATAAACCATTGACAATCATATATCCTAATGCGAAGAATTTGGCTGCCAATCTTATCCCTGAAGAGAAAACAGTAGGAATAAGGATCACATCAGAAAAATTTACTAGTGATTTGATTAGACGCATGCGTAAGCCTTTAGTGTCTACTTCTGCCAATATTTCGGGAGAACCAACTCCTGCTAATTTTGATGAAATATCAGATGAGATAAAGAGTGGTGTGGACTATGTAGTTCAATATCGACAAGATGACACCGAGAAGAAGCAGTCATCCTCAATCATATTGTTAGGTGCTGGTGGACAGATCGAAATTCTAAGAAAATAA
- a CDS encoding DUF2807 domain-containing protein, which yields MRLFITSLLVMLLGVAQAQKIEKRELEPFSEITLKIEAQLHFVQDDVQSVEIKVAKSSTMSKVITEVKDRSLIVKYSNNDRWLKDWEPGLVEIYVTGPNIESLNVDGSGSIKVEDELDSRIVDLNLNGSGDITIDYLKTEKMDVTVKGSGSIKVNHCTEVKDFKAFISGSGDFFGLAIPTKKANIKISGSGVCEITCDGKIDAKIVGSGKVLYKGNPDIDTKIIGKGKVTIKK from the coding sequence ATGAGACTATTTATTACATCATTGCTTGTTATGCTATTAGGAGTAGCACAAGCACAGAAAATAGAGAAAAGAGAGCTTGAACCTTTCTCTGAAATTACATTAAAGATTGAAGCGCAACTTCATTTTGTACAAGATGATGTGCAATCAGTAGAGATTAAAGTTGCCAAATCAAGCACCATGTCAAAGGTGATAACGGAAGTCAAAGACCGTAGCTTGATCGTAAAGTATTCTAATAATGACAGATGGCTTAAAGATTGGGAACCTGGCTTGGTTGAAATCTATGTCACAGGTCCTAATATCGAATCTTTAAACGTAGATGGTTCAGGTTCAATAAAAGTAGAAGATGAATTAGACTCGCGTATTGTTGACCTTAATCTTAATGGAAGTGGAGACATCACTATCGATTATCTTAAGACAGAGAAGATGGATGTCACTGTAAAGGGATCGGGATCGATTAAAGTCAACCACTGTACAGAGGTAAAAGATTTTAAAGCATTCATATCGGGATCAGGAGATTTCTTTGGTCTTGCAATACCAACAAAGAAAGCTAACATTAAAATCTCTGGATCAGGAGTTTGTGAGATTACCTGTGATGGTAAGATCGATGCAAAGATCGTTGGTTCAGGTAAAGTATTATATAAAGGAAACCCTGATATCGACACCAAAATAATTGGTAAAGGTAAGGTTACCATTAAGAAGTAG